The Colletotrichum higginsianum IMI 349063 chromosome 2, whole genome shotgun sequence genome has a segment encoding these proteins:
- a CDS encoding ATP-dependent protease La domain-containing protein produces MRSAHFWNLCSSSDPAYMTPGHYSPVPSSLLDHTLTSLEKTTRCRLLHELGARPRIPQRRTYEQIHANLPNTPPRASTEAEGDDFMSSDQPRVVESRPSALTSNPVHEAEDEKDHGNVEHPLSGEQVRDVIRLIQCRKCSRPLRDPITLPCGRSLCRRCLPETHTREHISYPATPNRLRGFECPYQECGRSHAVGDCGVDVILTKAVNNFKAEMEKARDIITTAEISTHVIILRPGAGQMGSEVDDETTSRIVKGGPLVAVYTLAESGELDYSSNVTLAEVSSLGDEAATIDIRTFSKVKETVRTEMDCQVCYALFYDPLTTVCGHTFCRSCLHRVLDHSSYCPICRRGLSVSPLLYRESCPSNEHLKTIIQTFWADAVLTRGDALAAEALNRHREFDIPIFVCTLSFPMMPTFLHVFEPRYRLMIRRALEGDRTFGMVLPQRPRTANDTHFVEYGTLLRIVNAEYFADGRSLIETIGISRFRITRNGILDGYLVGSIERIDDISIAEEEDLEATETQQALERYESAATHMSEDSTTSRPTTPEDLSKMPTSELLSLGVSFVTRMQQQSVPWLAQRMLTIYGECPNDPALFPWWFASILPAKEYEKYKLLETRSVRERLKICCGWILEWESSTW; encoded by the exons ATGAGATCCGCTCACTTCTGGAACCTCTGCAGCTCTAGTGATCCCGCATATATGACCCCTGGTCACTATTCTCCCGTTCCTTCTTCCCTGTTGGATCACACACTCACGTCCCTCGAAAAGACCACTCGTTGCCGTCTACTTCACGAACTCGGCG CCAGGCCTAGGATACCCCAGAGGCGAACATACGAGCAGATCCACGCAAACCTACCAAACACGCCACCCCGCGCCAGCACCGAAGCTGAAGGAGACGACTTCATGTCCTCCGACCAGCCGCGGGTCGTCGAGAGCAGACCGTCGGCTTTGACGTCCAACCCGGTGCacgaagccgaggacgaaaAGGACCATGGCAATGTCGAACACCCGTTGTCGGGCGAACAAGTACGGGACGTCATTCGCCTGATCCAATGTCGGAAATGCTCCCGTCCCCTTCGAGATCCCATTACACTGCCATGCGGCCGAAGCCTCTGCAGACGCTGCCTCCCCGAGACACATACCCGAGAACATATATCCTATCCCGCCACGCCAAATAGGTTACGGGGTTTCGAATGCCCTTACCAAGAATGCGGTCGAAGCCATGCTGTTGGTGACTGTGGCGTCGATGTCATTCTCACCAAGGCAGTCAACAACTTCAAGGCTGAAATGGAAAAGGCGAGAGACATCATCACAACGGCCGAGATCTCCACCCATGTCATAATACTACGCCCGGGCGCTGGACAGATGGGGAGCGAAGTTGACGATGAGACGACGTCCCGGATTGTCAAGGGGGGGCCGTTGGTCGCTGTTTATACTCTGGCCGAGTCGGGTGAGTTGGATTACAGTTCTAATGTCACATTGGCGGAGGTCTCCTCACTCGGGGACGAAGCCGCCACTATCGACATCAGGACCTTTTCCAAGGTCAAAGAGACGGTGCGGACAGAGATGGACTGCCAGGTCTGCTACGCCTTGTTCTACGACCCTCTGACGACTGTGTGCGGCCACACCTTTTGTCGGTCTTGCCTTCACCGGGTCCTGGATCACTCCTCGTACTGTCCTATCTGTCGACGGGGCTTGTCGGTCAGCCCCTTACTTTATCGGGAATCTTGCCCTTCGAACGAGCATTTGAAGACCATCATCCAGACTTTCTGGGCTGATGCCGTCCTCACCAGAGGCGATGCCTTGGCCGCTGAGGCGCTGAACAGACATCGAGAGTTTGACATTCCCATCTTTGTCTGCACACTTTCGTTCCCCATGATGCCAACATTCCTTCACGTCTTCGAACCACGTTATCGTTTGATGATCCGCCGCGCTTTGGAAGGCGACAGAACTTTCGGCATGGTGTTGCCGCAACGGCCCCGGACTGCCAACGACACACATTTCGTGGAATACGGGACGTTATTGCGCATCGTAAATGCCGAGTACTTTGCGGACGGTAGAAGTCTCATTGAAACGATTGGCATCTCACGGTTTAGAATTACGAGAAATGGGATTTTGGATGGATACCTTGTGGGGAGCATCGAGCGAATCGACGACATTTCCATCGCGGAGGAAGAAGACTTGGAGGCAACCGAGACACAGCAGGCCCTGGAGAGGTATGAGAGCGCCGCCACACATATGAGCGAAGACTCTACGACGTCACGACCAACCACCCCTGAGGACCTCTCCAAGATGCCCACGAGTGAGCTACTGTCCTTGGGTGTTTCGTTTGTCACCAGAATGCAACAACAAAGCGTGCCCTGGCTGGCACAACGTATGTTGACGATATATGGAGAGTGCCCAAACGATCCGGCCCTCTTCCCATGGTGGTTCGCCAGTATCCTACCCGCCAAGGAATACGAGAAGTACAAGCTCCTCGAAACAAGGAGCGTCAGAGAGAGACTTAAGATATGCTGCGGCTGGATCCTGGAGTGGGAGTCAAGTACTTGGTGA
- a CDS encoding RNA recognition domain-containing protein, producing MADNGPASNPAQLPPPPQPNAGAPGYENGQNGQSNPAHMPPPPLHIPQNTNPIPTAITSPMSGVDKVMSPGSAGGFGRRAAPEPNKRALYVGGLDQRVTEDVLRQIFETTGHVQNVKIIPDKNAKGYNYGFVEYDDPGAAERAMQTLNGRRVHQSEIRVNWAYQSNTSSKEDTSNHFHIFVGDLSNEVNDEILTQAFSAFGSVSEARVMWDMKTGRSRGYGFVAFRDRPDAEKALSSMDGEWLGSRAIRCNWANQKGQPSIAQQQAMQAMGLTPTTPFGHHQFPAHGVASYEVVLAQTPSWQTTCYVGNLTPYTTPNDVVPLFQNFGYVVESRFQADRGFAFIKMDSHESAAMAICQMNGYNVNGRPLKCSWGKDKTPNPQGGAAGFDPSQQAYSPQSASGPGYPGTPTAYFPQYGGKSPTAAWAFAQDPSELTRYCTGQYGGQHGNYGGPAAQSPAGYGAQPMGYGGPQSAGGYGRGQQPPNAQWPQGPQGQNFNNGFAGYQG from the exons ATGGCGGACAACGGACCTGCTTCGAACCCGGCGCAgctgccccctcccccccagccGAACGCCGGGGCTCCAGGTTACGAGAATGGCCAGAATGGCCAGTCGAACCCGGCGCACATgccaccccctcctctccataTCCCGCAGAACACCAACCCGATCCCGACTGCCATCACTTCGCCCATGTCTGGCGTTGATAAGGTTATGTCGCCCGGCAGCGCTGGTGGCTTTGGTcgccgcgccgcccccgagCCTAATAAGCGGGCGTTGTACGTTGGAGGCTTGGATCAGCGTGTCACCGAGGATGTCCTCCGCCAGATCTTTGAGACGACTGGTCACGTCCAAAATGTCAAGATCATTCCCGACAAGAAT GCGAAGGGCTACAACTACGGGTTCGTCGAATATGATGACCCCGGTGCGGCTGAACGCGCCATGCAGACCTTGAATGGAAGACGTGTGCACCAATCC GAAATTCGTGTCAACTGGGCGTATCAGTCCAACAcctccagcaaggaggaCACCTCGAATCACTTCCACATCTTTGTTGGCGATCTTAGCAACGAAGTCAACGACGAGATCTTGACCCAGGCTTTCTCTGCCTTTGGCTCCGTGTCGGAAGCTCGCGTCATGTGGGACATGAAGACAGGGCGCTCCCGCGGATACGGCTTTGTTGCGTTCAGAGACCGACCGGACGCCGAAAAGGCCCTGAGCTCCATGGACGGAGAGTGGCTTGGCTCGCGGGCCATCCGTTGCAACTGGGCAAACCAAAAGGGCCAGCCGTCTATcgcgcagcagcaggctATGCAGGCTATGGGCCTGACGCCTACGACGCCCTTCGGCCACCACCAGTTTCCAGCCCACGGCGTGGCGAGCTATGAAGTTGTCCTCGCGCAAACGCCCTCATGGCAAACCACCTGCTATGTGGGCAACTTAACTCCTTACACCACGCCAAACGACGTTGTTCCTCTCTTCCAAAACTTTGGCTACGTTGTCGAGTCTCGTTTCCAGGCGGACCGGGGATTTGCTTTCATCAAGATGGACAGTCACGAGAGTGCAGCCATGGCCATTTGCCAGATGAACGGATATAATGTTAATGGACGGCCCCTGAAATGCAGC TGGGGCAAGGACAAGACCCCGAACCCTCagggcggcgcggccggcTTTGACCCTTCGCAACAAGCATACAGCCCCCAGAGTGCCTCCGGACCGGGCTACCCCGGCACCCCGACGGCCTACTTCCCGCAATATGGTGGTAAGAGCCCGACCGCCGCTTGGGCCTTTGCACAGGACCCCTCGGAGCTAACGCGATATTGTACAGGTCAATACGGCGGTCAGCACGGCAACTACGGCGGCCCAGCTGCTCAATCCCCGGCCGGTTATGGAGCGCAGCCCATGGGGTACGGCGGACCGCAGAGCGCCGGAGGCTATGGCCGTGGCCAACAGCCACCTAACGCCCAGTGGCCTCAGGGGCCCCAGGGACAGAACTTCAACAACGGGTTCGCCGGGTACCAGGGCTGA
- a CDS encoding Dephospho-CoA kinase, which translates to MLFIGLTGSIATGKSTVSSVLSSPPYSIPLVDADLLARKVVEPGTKGYAAIVKHFLPTTPELLVPASDAMPEAGPDGKGRPLNRPALGRRVFGDTEELKRDRSVLNGIVHPAVRAEMYKAIFRAYIAGHWAVLLDVPLLFESGLDRLCGTVFVVAVKDPEVQMQRLMARDPHLSREEAENRVLSQTDVRLKARRCEARGPGKGVVLWNDGSKEDLKKDIREAIRQVQASSPVWWSWLLLACPPAAAALGAWQFWQNIRINKAWADQERFEKAKL; encoded by the coding sequence ATGCTCTTTATCGGTCTAACAGGCTCCATCGCAACGGGCAAGTCCACCGTTTCCTCCGTGCTCTCCAGTCCCCCCTACTCCATtcccctcgtcgacgccgatcTCCTCGCGAGGAAAGTCGTCGAGCCGGGGACAAAGGGCTATGCCGCTATCGTGAAGCACTTTCTCCCCACCACCCCGGAACTCCTCGTCCCGGCTTCTGACGCCATGCCCGAGGCCGGGCCCGACGGGAAGGGACGACCCCTCAACCGACCCGCCCTCGGCAGGCGCGTCTTCGGCGATACGGAAGAGCTCAAGCGCGACCGCTCCGTCCTTAACGGCATTGTCCACCCGGCCGTTCGTGCCGAAATGTACAAGGCCATCTTCCGCGCCTACATCGCCGGTCACTGGGCCGTCCTACTTGACGTCCCCCTGCTGTTCGAGAGCGGGCTTGATCGCCTCTGCGGCACCgtgttcgtcgtcgccgtcaaggacCCAGAGGTGCAGATGCAGCGTCTCATGGCACGCGACCCTCACCTCAgccgcgaggaggccgaaAACCGCGTGCTGAGCCAAACGGATGTGAGGCTCAAGGCGAGGAGGTGCGAGGCCCGAGGCCCTGGCAAGGGCGTCGTGCTCTGGAACGACGGCTCCAAGGAGGACCTGAAAAAGGACATCCGCGAGGCCATCCGCCAAGTTCAGGCATCGAGTCCCGTTTGGTGGAGCTGGCTGCTCCTGGCATGTCCTCCGGCAGCCGCCGCCCTAGGGGCGTGGCAGTTCTGGCAGAATATTCGCATCAACAAGGCCTGGGCGGACCAGGAGAGgttcgagaaggccaagctgTAG